In Gemmatimonadaceae bacterium, the following are encoded in one genomic region:
- a CDS encoding FMN-binding protein produces SAPVATPPASAPAPTPAPSAPTGAPAAPHADSAKTVGWRDGTYTGWGTSRHGDIEATVVVENGKITGAIISRCLTRYSCSWVAHLQAQVVARQSPEVDNVSGATQSANAFYYAVVDALAKAK; encoded by the coding sequence GTCGGCACCCGTCGCGACGCCGCCAGCCTCGGCGCCCGCGCCGACGCCGGCACCGAGTGCGCCGACCGGAGCGCCCGCCGCGCCGCATGCCGACAGCGCCAAAACGGTGGGGTGGCGTGACGGGACGTACACCGGCTGGGGAACCTCGCGCCACGGCGACATCGAAGCCACGGTGGTCGTCGAGAACGGCAAGATCACGGGGGCGATCATCAGTCGGTGCCTGACCCGCTACTCCTGCTCGTGGGTCGCGCATCTGCAGGCGCAGGTGGTCGCACGGCAGAGCCCCGAGGTGGACAATGTGTCCGGGGCCACGCAAAGCGCGAACGCCTTCTACTACGCCGTCGTCGACGCCCTCGCCAAGGCCAAGTGA
- a CDS encoding FAD:protein FMN transferase, with protein sequence MTFAGPVVEVAEAAMGTVFAVQLSDPTGSWEVDALRAEAHRALTAVHDVERVCSRFDATSELRRLSDHIGEPVPGSPLLVELLALALAIAEASDGAFDPTVGAAMLAHGFDRHWRTDVAVGDVGRVSPPRHGGWRDLTVDQARGTIRLDAAHQLDLGALAKGFAVDLVAAAIPHALSASIHAGGDVRCVGAHPEGRAWTIGVRSPTHTDRFAAVAHIADGAVCTSGDYERVNAAGVHHLLDPRTGHAATGFRSVSVVAPTAVVADGLATAAFVLGPARAADWLATQHVDALLIAPDAEPHTVTGAGTTTWELLPLDS encoded by the coding sequence GTGACGTTCGCCGGTCCGGTGGTCGAGGTCGCCGAGGCCGCGATGGGCACGGTGTTCGCCGTGCAGCTGTCGGACCCGACGGGGTCATGGGAGGTGGACGCACTCCGGGCCGAGGCGCATCGCGCCCTGACTGCCGTGCACGACGTCGAGCGTGTGTGCTCCCGCTTCGACGCGACCAGCGAGCTGCGCCGGCTCAGCGACCACATCGGCGAGCCCGTCCCGGGGAGCCCGCTGTTGGTGGAGCTGCTGGCGTTGGCGCTGGCGATCGCCGAGGCCAGTGACGGGGCGTTCGACCCGACGGTCGGCGCCGCGATGCTGGCGCATGGGTTCGATCGCCATTGGCGCACCGATGTTGCCGTCGGAGACGTTGGGCGCGTATCGCCGCCGCGTCATGGGGGCTGGCGTGACCTCACCGTCGATCAGGCGCGTGGTACGATTCGCCTCGACGCTGCGCATCAGCTCGACCTGGGGGCGCTCGCCAAAGGCTTTGCCGTGGATCTCGTGGCCGCCGCCATTCCCCACGCGCTCTCCGCCTCGATTCACGCCGGCGGTGACGTGCGCTGTGTTGGCGCCCATCCCGAGGGACGCGCCTGGACGATCGGCGTGCGCTCGCCGACACACACCGATCGATTCGCCGCGGTGGCGCACATCGCCGACGGCGCGGTCTGCACGAGCGGGGACTATGAGCGCGTGAACGCGGCCGGCGTGCATCACCTGCTGGACCCGCGCACCGGCCACGCCGCCACCGGTTTTCGCAGTGTCAGCGTCGTCGCGCCAACGGCCGTCGTCGCCGATGGCCTCGCCACCGCGGCGTTCGTCCTCGGCCCGGCGCGGGCCGCCGACTGGTTGGCCACGCAGCACGTCGATGCGTTGCTGATCGCGCCCGATGCCGAACCGCACACGGTGACCGGCGCCGGTACGACCACGTGGGAGCTCCTCCCGTTGGATTCCTGA
- a CDS encoding RnfABCDGE type electron transport complex subunit D → MTTRLDVAHAKRWIRSPKGLFAGVLAVLTVPAAQQAGWTLVGPSLVAAMAAAMLVDLPLIRWRDGHWSVPDGALLTGWLVALTLSPHEPWTAAAGAAILGIVAKHALKVKRANVLNPAAAALVLSYFVFNTGQSWWGALPELPTAYVTLVLATGAFMAWRLHKLPLALAFLGVHFLLATLLAFVGDPAHVAELYRAPDVHMALFAAGFMATDPPTSPPKYGDQIRYGILAAVVSFALFEFVGAVYFLPGGLLAANCWEGWRKWRRQHPARTVAAAAVAS, encoded by the coding sequence ATGACCACCCGACTCGACGTCGCGCACGCCAAACGATGGATCCGCTCGCCCAAAGGGCTCTTCGCCGGGGTGCTCGCGGTGCTCACCGTGCCCGCCGCCCAACAGGCGGGGTGGACACTCGTCGGGCCGTCGCTCGTGGCCGCCATGGCCGCTGCGATGCTGGTGGATCTGCCGCTCATCCGGTGGCGCGATGGCCACTGGAGTGTGCCGGACGGCGCCCTGCTCACCGGATGGCTGGTGGCGCTCACGCTGAGCCCGCACGAGCCGTGGACCGCCGCCGCGGGCGCGGCCATACTCGGGATCGTCGCCAAGCACGCCCTCAAGGTGAAGCGCGCGAACGTGCTCAACCCGGCGGCGGCGGCGCTCGTGCTCTCGTACTTCGTGTTCAACACGGGCCAGAGTTGGTGGGGCGCCTTGCCCGAGTTGCCCACGGCCTACGTCACCCTCGTGCTGGCGACGGGGGCCTTCATGGCGTGGCGTCTGCACAAACTCCCGCTCGCCCTCGCGTTTCTGGGCGTACACTTTCTCCTGGCGACGCTCCTCGCCTTCGTGGGCGATCCAGCCCATGTGGCGGAGCTCTACCGTGCCCCCGACGTGCACATGGCCCTCTTTGCGGCCGGCTTCATGGCCACCGATCCCCCGACGTCACCGCCCAAGTATGGCGATCAGATTCGGTACGGCATCCTGGCGGCCGTGGTGAGCTTCGCGCTGTTCGAGTTCGTGGGCGCCGTCTACTTCCTCCCCGGCGGCCTGCTCGCGGCGAACTGCTGGGAAGGGTGGCGCAAGTGGCGGCGCCAGCATCCGGCGCGCACCGTCGCCGCCGCCGCGGTTGCCTCATGA
- a CDS encoding acyl-CoA thioesterase, giving the protein MSDANPLLHRDAYRHLASIDTRWMDNDAYGHVNNVTYYSFFDTAVNRWLIERGLLDVQTSPAFGVVVETACRFHASLSFPDRVTAGLRVAHLGTSSVRYEIGLFRNAEPTAAATGHFVHVYVDRTTRRPVPIPDAIRLALSTLR; this is encoded by the coding sequence ATGAGTGACGCGAATCCGCTCCTGCACCGCGACGCCTATCGTCATCTGGCGTCGATCGATACGCGGTGGATGGACAACGACGCGTACGGTCATGTGAACAACGTGACGTACTACAGCTTCTTCGACACGGCGGTCAATCGCTGGCTCATCGAGCGCGGCCTGCTCGATGTCCAGACCAGCCCGGCCTTTGGCGTTGTGGTGGAAACCGCCTGCCGTTTCCACGCGTCCCTCAGCTTTCCCGACCGCGTGACGGCGGGCCTTCGCGTGGCGCATCTGGGCACCTCGAGTGTGCGCTACGAGATCGGCCTGTTTCGCAATGCCGAGCCGACGGCCGCGGCCACCGGACATTTCGTGCACGTCTACGTTGATCGCACCACCCGCCGGCCAGTGCCCATCCCGGACGCGATCCGCCTGGCGCTGTCCACGTTGCGCTGA
- a CDS encoding LLM class flavin-dependent oxidoreductase, translating to MTAPLELGLDTFGDITEGPDGQLLAAPDVLRNVVAEGVLADEVGVDFFGVGEHHRDDFAVSAPEVVLAAIAGRTSRIHLGSAVTVLSSDDPVRVYQRFATLDGISGGRAEIILGRGSFTESFPLFGYPLDQYNVLFEEKLELFAELLKEGPTTWRGTTRAPLVKQQVYPPTATPPIRTWIGVGGSPESVVRAAHYGLPLTLAIIGGDPRRFLPYVQLYHRALGELGRDLLPIGLHSPGHIADTDEEAREAMWPAFKAMHDRIGRERGWPPMQRAHFEQEIASGSLYVGSPETVAQKIAATVRALGVSRFDLKYSAGRLAHSRLMRCIELYGRVVIPRVRALLGQTS from the coding sequence ATGACCGCCCCGCTCGAACTCGGCCTCGATACCTTCGGCGACATCACCGAGGGCCCGGACGGCCAGCTCCTCGCCGCCCCCGACGTCCTGCGGAATGTGGTCGCCGAGGGCGTCCTCGCCGATGAGGTGGGCGTGGATTTCTTCGGCGTGGGCGAACATCATCGCGACGACTTCGCCGTCTCCGCGCCGGAGGTCGTGCTCGCGGCGATCGCGGGGCGCACCAGCCGCATTCACCTCGGATCGGCCGTGACCGTGCTCAGCTCGGATGATCCGGTGCGGGTGTACCAGCGCTTTGCCACGCTCGACGGCATCAGCGGCGGCCGCGCCGAGATCATCCTGGGCCGCGGCTCCTTCACGGAGTCGTTCCCGCTCTTCGGCTATCCGCTCGATCAGTACAACGTGCTGTTCGAAGAGAAGCTCGAACTCTTCGCCGAGCTGCTGAAGGAAGGCCCGACCACCTGGCGGGGCACCACGCGCGCCCCGCTGGTGAAGCAGCAGGTGTATCCGCCCACCGCCACGCCGCCCATCCGGACCTGGATCGGCGTGGGCGGCAGCCCCGAATCCGTCGTGCGAGCGGCCCACTATGGGCTGCCACTGACGTTAGCCATCATCGGCGGCGACCCGCGGCGCTTTCTGCCGTACGTGCAGTTGTATCATCGTGCGCTGGGGGAACTGGGGCGGGACCTGCTCCCCATTGGACTCCATTCCCCGGGGCACATCGCCGACACCGACGAGGAGGCGCGCGAGGCCATGTGGCCCGCCTTCAAGGCGATGCATGACCGCATCGGCCGTGAGCGGGGGTGGCCGCCAATGCAGCGCGCGCACTTCGAGCAGGAGATCGCCAGCGGCTCCCTCTACGTCGGGTCGCCCGAAACGGTCGCGCAGAAGATTGCCGCAACGGTGCGAGCCCTTGGCGTCTCCCGCTTCGATCTCAAGTACAGCGCCGGCCGACTGGCCCACAGCCGCCTCATGCGCTGTATCGAGCTCTATGGGCGCGTCGTCATTCCGCGGGTACGCGCCCTGCTCGGCCAGACATCCTGA